Proteins co-encoded in one Gossypium arboreum isolate Shixiya-1 chromosome 11, ASM2569848v2, whole genome shotgun sequence genomic window:
- the LOC108471545 gene encoding uncharacterized protein LOC108471545 — translation MQEQLQEQLTKTQQKMKDQMLEAQKNMMAEMAQLLKGATDKRKASMTITEEDNEDHPPGFTLPHNMEKKPNESFRQYALRWREVAIQVQPPLLEKETTMIQPRATTVGQQDSQKQGSGSRQNSKKVSFTRHRELYQSLFNAHAIAHFHLKPLQPPYPKWYGANAKCEYHAGISGHSIKNCTGFKKAVERLIKMGIVKFDDTPSTKNPLSNHDDQGVNAIGETGMRRIKEDVAKVRMPMKIIWEKMVEREMIISGERNKGVRDYYEFHVEEGHEIQECDEFKALIQSLIDNKELEFYEVGSDKGHDNKRVPWNYDCNVTIPEREDIASTSKEVQVEGSYTRSGKYYDAKGIRVETTKVKAFDVEKDNRTEILVNEPVKEEEAREFLKFLKYSEYSVIEQLHKQPARISVLALLLSSEVHREALMKVLNETYVTNNISVNKLDRLVSNISADNFIYFNDDEIPPGDMGSAKALHITTHLRAFDGTERKVMRRIDIPLMIEPNTYEVDFLVMDIKPSYNYLLGKPWIHSAGVAPSSLHQKLKLVTDEQLITINAEEDIIAAVTSGAPYVEVNEEAVECSFRSLEFVNATFISEGNEVSVPRMSRTTRMGLQMTVRKGALPGKGLGRYLQGGIQVPELKE, via the exons ATGCAAGAGCAATTGCAGGAACAATTGACAAAAACCCAACAAAAGATGAAGGATCAAATGTTGGAGGCCCAAAagaatatgatggctgaaatggctcagtTGCTGAAGGGGGCAACGGATAAAAGAAAGGCCTCTATGACTATCACTGAAGAGGATAATGAGGATCATCCTCCTGGTTTTACTCTACCTCAT aacatggaaaagaagcctaatgagagctttaggcaatatgcatTGAGGTGGAGGGAGGTTGCCATACAAGTTCAACCACCGCTCTTGGAGAAAGAAACTACCATGAT TCAGCCCAGAGCAACTACAGTTGGGCAACAGGATTCCCAAAAGCAGGGATCTGGTTCGAGACAAAATTCTAAGAAGGTCTCATTTACGCGTCACCGGGAGCTTTATCAAAGTCTATTTAATGCGCATGCAATAGCTCATTTTCATTTGAAACCACTGCAAcccccatatcccaaatggtacGGTGCAAATGccaaatgtgaataccatgcagGGATATCGGGGCATTCAATCAAAAATTGCACTGGCTTTAAAAAAGCAGTGGAAAGACTGATCAAGATGGGGATCGTAAAATTTGACGACACCCCTAGTACAAAGAACCCGTTGTCAAACCATGATGATCAAGGGGTAAACGCAATTGGGGAAACTGGAATGAGAAGGATTAAAGAGGATGTGGCCAAGGTAAGAATGCCGATGAAAATAATTTGGGAAAAAATGGTGGAAAGAGAGATGATAATCTCTGGAGAAAGAAATAAAGGAGTGAGGGACTACTACGAGTTCCATGTAGAAGAGGGACACGAGATCCAGGAATGTGATGAGTTTAAGGCTTTGATACAAAGCCTTATagataataaggagctggaattttATGAAGTTGGCTCAGATAAAGGACAT gataacaagaGGGTACCTTGGAATTATGACTGTAATGTGACAATACCAGAGAGAGAAGATATAGCTAGTACTTCTAAGGAGGTTCAAGTTGAAGGATCCTACACACGTAGTGGGAAGTATTATGATGCAAAAGGCATCAGAGTTGAGACCACAAAAGTGAAAGCCTTTGACGTTGAAAAGGATAATAGGACTGAGATACTTGTTAATGAAccagtgaaggaagaagaagctAGAGAGTTTCTAAAATTCCTGAAATACAGTGAATACAGCGTGATTGAACAATTGCATAAACAACCAGCTCGTATATCAGTGTTGGCTTTGCTTTTGAGTTCAGAGGTACATCGTGAGGCATTAATGAAGGTGCTGAATGAGACTTACGTTACCAATAATATATCTGTCAACAAGTTGGATCGATTGGTTAGTAATATAAGCGCtgacaatttcatttatttcaatgatgatgaaattccacctggcgACATGGGATCAGctaaagctttgcacatcaccactcACT TGAGAGCATTCGATGGCACGGAGAGAAAGGTCATGAGAAGAATTGATATCCCTTTAATGATCGAGCCAAACACGTATGAGGTAGACTTTCTAGTAATGGACATCAAGCCTTCTTATAATTACTTGTTGGGGAAGCCTTGGATACATTCGGCAGGAGTGGCGCCCTCATCTTTGCACCAGAAATTAAAGCTAGTAACAGACGAACAGCTGATCACCATAAATGCAGAGGAAGACATCATAGCAGCAGTTACTAGTGGTGCACCCTATGTAGAGGTGAACGAGGAGGCCGTTGAGTGCTCTTTTCGTTCCTTAGAATTCGTTAATGCAACATTTATTTCAGAGGGTAATGAGGTGTCGGTGCCTAGGATGTCTAGAACCACAAGAATGGGTTTGCAGATGACAGTGAGGAAAGGAGCCTTGCCAGGAAAAGGATTGGGAAGATATCTCCAAGGAGGAATTCAAGTTCCAGAACTAAAAGAGTAG